In Teredinibacter franksiae, the following are encoded in one genomic region:
- a CDS encoding ABC transporter ATP-binding protein — protein sequence MSLLSVSNLTTKFYTREGVGTAVNNVSFSVEPGKILGIVGESGSGKSVCCYSILGLVPMPPGKIESGSAMFEGQDLLQLSERDLLRIRGHKISLIFQDPMTSLNPYMTIGDQLIEAYRVHGKGSKSAGRVRALQSLEEVGITNAEQRLNAYPHEFSGGMRQRVMIAMALITEPKLLIADEPTTALDVTIQAQILELIKKLQKSHNLTVIFISHDLVVISKLADNILVMKNGEVVEQGETHSIFQNPKHPYTQKLIAAVPDCAKPTEAKTLTNEPPLVTVENLTKVYQTLSGPFYSRKSHALKACDDVSLEIKKGEILGLVGESGSGKSTLGRSIIRLIESDVKSIKLAGIPLNTLTENKLRLARKDFQIIFQDPFASLNPRYTVFDTLAEPLMQHKIATKQNLLQKINELLDDVGLERQHMRKYPHEFSGGQRQRIAIARALAPEPKFIVADEPVSALDVTIQAQILELILALTRKRGLTMLFISHDLSVVRYLCDRIIVMNAGQIVEEGKTESLFNSPRHTYTQQLLSAIPHLDIQASVS from the coding sequence ATGAGTTTATTGTCTGTATCCAATTTAACCACCAAATTTTACACCCGCGAAGGCGTTGGTACGGCTGTTAATAATGTCAGCTTTAGTGTAGAGCCCGGTAAAATTTTGGGTATTGTGGGTGAATCCGGTTCTGGTAAATCGGTATGTTGCTACAGTATTCTTGGGTTAGTGCCCATGCCACCCGGGAAGATAGAAAGTGGATCTGCCATGTTTGAAGGCCAAGACCTACTGCAGCTTAGTGAGCGGGACTTATTGCGTATTCGCGGTCACAAAATAAGCTTAATATTCCAAGACCCAATGACTTCGCTAAACCCCTATATGACAATAGGCGATCAGTTAATAGAAGCCTATCGGGTACACGGTAAAGGGTCTAAGAGTGCTGGACGAGTACGCGCATTACAATCGCTAGAGGAAGTTGGTATCACAAACGCAGAGCAGCGCTTAAACGCCTACCCCCATGAGTTTTCTGGAGGTATGCGCCAACGGGTGATGATCGCCATGGCGCTTATAACAGAACCCAAGCTCTTAATTGCCGACGAGCCCACTACCGCACTAGATGTTACTATTCAGGCTCAAATACTAGAGCTGATTAAAAAACTGCAAAAATCCCACAACCTTACCGTTATTTTTATTAGCCACGATTTGGTTGTTATTTCAAAACTTGCTGATAATATTTTGGTGATGAAAAACGGGGAAGTGGTTGAGCAAGGCGAAACACATTCAATTTTCCAAAACCCCAAGCACCCCTACACACAAAAGCTCATTGCTGCAGTACCGGACTGCGCAAAACCAACGGAAGCGAAAACGCTTACCAACGAACCGCCTTTAGTAACGGTAGAAAACCTGACAAAGGTGTATCAAACCCTTTCTGGGCCATTTTATAGTCGAAAATCACATGCGCTTAAGGCCTGTGACGATGTAAGCCTTGAAATTAAAAAAGGTGAAATTCTAGGCCTCGTGGGCGAATCTGGCTCGGGGAAATCAACGCTTGGACGAAGCATTATTCGTTTAATTGAAAGTGATGTTAAATCCATAAAGCTCGCTGGAATACCGCTAAATACCCTAACCGAAAACAAGTTACGCCTAGCAAGAAAAGATTTTCAAATAATATTTCAAGATCCTTTTGCATCACTAAATCCCCGGTACACTGTTTTTGATACCTTAGCCGAACCCCTTATGCAGCATAAAATCGCGACCAAGCAAAATTTACTGCAAAAAATAAACGAATTACTTGATGATGTCGGCTTGGAGCGGCAGCATATGCGTAAATACCCACACGAATTTTCTGGCGGGCAACGCCAGCGTATTGCGATTGCCCGCGCGTTGGCGCCAGAACCTAAATTTATCGTGGCCGATGAGCCGGTGTCTGCGCTGGATGTGACCATACAAGCACAGATATTAGAATTGATTTTGGCGCTGACGCGTAAGCGCGGCTTAACTATGCTGTTTATTTCGCACGATTTAAGTGTTGTGCGCTACCTTTGCGACCGCATAATCGTCATGAATGCTGGTCAGATAGTAGAAGAAGGAAAAACAGAGTCACTATTTAACAGCCCTCGACACACATATACACAACAGCTTTTGAGTGCCATCCCGCATCTGGATATCCAAGCCAGCGTATCTTAG